In Candidatus Zymogenaceae bacterium, a single genomic region encodes these proteins:
- a CDS encoding histidinol-phosphate transaminase — protein MIKKLVPDYIQTLTPYPPGKPIEELEREYGITDSIKLASNENPLGPSPRAMEAIREAVKDIHRYPDGSYFYLKKRLGELHGLTPDHFIIGNGSNEIIEFLIRTLVSVGDEVIVGDPSFIVYRLVNQAVGGKNVIIPLKDWKFDLDAMKRAVTDRTKLIFIDNPNNPVGTAVTDEEFSRFISDLPDTLVVVLDEAYKEFTVGEGHVDFSRYMMGPVPIVSTRTFSKLYGLSGLRVGYGVARPDIISMIHRIRSPFNVNHIAQAAAVAALDDNEFIERTLAVNKEGMDYLYGEFERMGLFAVESHTNFILLDTKKQAADVYEAMLNKGVIVRSMKGYGLPTFIRVTVGTPEENRRFIAALDAVLAD, from the coding sequence ATGATAAAGAAACTCGTACCGGACTACATCCAAACCCTGACGCCCTACCCTCCGGGAAAGCCGATAGAGGAACTGGAGCGGGAGTACGGCATTACCGATTCTATCAAACTTGCATCGAATGAAAATCCCCTGGGGCCGTCGCCCCGAGCGATGGAGGCCATTCGGGAAGCGGTGAAGGATATTCACCGCTACCCGGACGGCAGTTATTTCTATTTGAAGAAGAGGCTTGGAGAGTTACACGGTCTCACCCCGGATCATTTCATCATCGGCAACGGATCCAATGAGATCATCGAGTTTCTTATCCGCACGCTTGTGAGTGTGGGAGATGAGGTGATTGTGGGTGATCCAAGCTTCATCGTCTATCGTCTCGTAAACCAGGCGGTGGGCGGGAAGAACGTGATCATTCCCCTGAAGGACTGGAAGTTCGATCTCGACGCCATGAAACGGGCGGTCACCGATCGCACGAAACTCATCTTCATTGACAATCCGAACAACCCGGTGGGGACGGCCGTCACCGATGAGGAATTCTCCCGTTTTATCTCGGATTTGCCGGATACCCTGGTTGTGGTGCTTGATGAGGCATACAAGGAGTTTACGGTGGGGGAGGGGCATGTGGATTTCTCCCGGTACATGATGGGGCCTGTGCCCATCGTCTCCACCAGGACCTTTTCCAAGCTCTATGGATTATCCGGCCTGCGCGTCGGCTACGGCGTCGCCCGGCCCGACATCATCAGCATGATTCACCGCATCCGATCTCCCTTTAACGTCAATCATATCGCCCAGGCGGCCGCCGTTGCAGCCCTGGACGATAACGAATTTATCGAGCGCACTTTGGCGGTAAACAAGGAGGGGATGGACTATCTCTACGGTGAGTTCGAACGCATGGGGCTGTTTGCCGTGGAATCCCACACAAATTTCATCCTGTTGGATACGAAAAAGCAGGCGGCGGACGTCTATGAGGCGATGCTGAACAAGGGGGTTATCGTTCGATCCATGAAGGGCTACGGTCTCCCCACGTTCATCCGCGTCACCGTTGGGACGCCGGAAGAAAACAGACGGTTCATTGCGGCCCTCGACGCCGTATTGGCCGATTAA
- a CDS encoding prohibitin family protein, whose amino-acid sequence MKHTIRAILILSAFALLLSGCYTTGPTEVGVRTKKITFFGLLGKKGVQDKIYQPGSTYIMIPVINDFHTLDIKVQTMEMMGEDHNLLFKTIDGNDISMDVIIRYKIDKEMAPYIIQYVAKNDDEVRDAVVRTVCRSRPRDIFGELKTEEFYISKKREKQAEEAKRILNEILNPYGIIVEEVNTKDYGFNPEYTKAIEDRKVADQLAEKYISEALAKEEEYLKKLNDAVGEVNKMVAEADGNYRKAVIEADAYFEQQKRIAEAILAEGLAQSEALKEKNRALTGAGGEKLVMLEIAKSLQGKKIILLPISGGSVDLKTTDINRLLETYGTLKLKENTSPAPAAPSNPTAPTQ is encoded by the coding sequence ATGAAACATACCATACGAGCGATCCTGATACTGTCGGCTTTCGCCCTTCTCCTTTCCGGGTGCTACACCACCGGACCCACCGAGGTGGGCGTACGCACGAAAAAAATCACCTTCTTCGGGCTGCTGGGGAAAAAGGGCGTTCAGGATAAGATCTACCAGCCCGGCTCCACATACATCATGATCCCGGTCATTAATGATTTTCATACCCTGGATATAAAAGTCCAGACGATGGAGATGATGGGCGAGGATCATAACCTCCTGTTCAAGACCATCGACGGGAACGACATCTCCATGGACGTCATCATCAGGTACAAAATCGATAAGGAGATGGCCCCGTACATCATCCAGTACGTGGCGAAAAACGATGACGAGGTTCGAGACGCCGTCGTCCGCACCGTTTGTCGGAGTCGTCCCCGGGACATTTTCGGCGAGCTCAAAACCGAGGAGTTTTACATCTCCAAAAAACGGGAAAAACAGGCGGAGGAAGCCAAGCGGATTCTCAACGAAATCCTCAATCCCTACGGCATCATTGTTGAAGAGGTCAACACGAAGGACTACGGCTTCAATCCTGAATATACGAAGGCCATTGAGGACCGCAAGGTGGCGGACCAGTTGGCGGAAAAATACATCTCCGAGGCCCTGGCCAAGGAAGAGGAGTATCTCAAAAAGCTCAACGACGCAGTTGGCGAGGTAAACAAGATGGTGGCCGAAGCGGACGGTAACTACCGCAAGGCCGTCATCGAGGCGGACGCATACTTTGAGCAGCAAAAACGCATCGCCGAGGCGATCCTGGCCGAAGGGTTGGCCCAATCGGAGGCCCTCAAGGAGAAAAACAGGGCCCTCACCGGGGCGGGGGGCGAGAAGCTGGTCATGCTGGAGATAGCCAAGAGCCTTCAAGGCAAGAAAATCATACTCCTTCCCATCTCGGGGGGGAGCGTGGATCTAAAAACCACCGATATCAACCGGCTCCTGGAGACGTACGGCACTCTGAAGCTGAAGGAAAACACATCGCCCGCACCGGCTGCTCCGTCAAACCCGACGGCGCCGACGCAATAG
- the pheA gene encoding prephenate dehydratase, translated as MAERKDLLELRSEIDRLDEELVRLIKHRVDLAVHIGRIKAEEGIDVFDAAREAVVMRRLLELWGGDHDVQFIENIYREIIGVSHAVQRSPRIAYLGPVASFTYSAALRKFGGYCQFFAARGVDDVFDGVFRQEADYGVVPVENSTEGIVTHTLDMFLESNLKIVGEIYLRISFDLMNKTGRMEDIQKIISHPQGLAQTRRWIAHNLPKAELVEAASTSEAALLASKDQQYAAVAGEDAGKMYELAAVKRDIGDKADNYTRFLIIAEKSPPPTGDDKTTILFSVKDRPGILHKVLGPLAKRNINLSKIESRPSRRELWDYVFFLDLLGHIDDKKISRALDELKKYTTTIRYLGSYPRSDVRRN; from the coding sequence GTGGCAGAGCGAAAAGATCTTTTGGAGCTGAGGTCGGAAATAGACCGGCTTGATGAAGAGCTGGTGCGGCTCATCAAGCATCGCGTCGACCTGGCGGTGCACATAGGCCGTATCAAGGCGGAAGAGGGGATAGACGTGTTCGACGCCGCCCGGGAGGCGGTGGTGATGCGCAGGCTTTTGGAACTGTGGGGCGGGGATCACGATGTGCAGTTTATCGAAAACATCTATCGTGAAATTATCGGCGTTTCACACGCCGTCCAGCGGTCCCCCCGCATTGCATATCTGGGGCCGGTGGCGAGCTTCACATACAGCGCGGCCCTCAGAAAATTCGGCGGCTACTGCCAGTTTTTCGCCGCCCGGGGCGTTGATGACGTGTTCGACGGGGTGTTTCGCCAGGAGGCGGATTACGGCGTCGTCCCGGTGGAGAACTCCACCGAGGGTATCGTCACCCACACCCTGGATATGTTTCTCGAGTCGAACCTGAAGATTGTGGGGGAAATCTACCTGCGCATCAGCTTCGATTTAATGAACAAGACGGGCCGAATGGAGGACATCCAGAAAATCATCTCTCATCCCCAGGGTCTGGCCCAAACCCGCCGATGGATCGCACATAATCTACCCAAGGCGGAGCTGGTGGAGGCGGCGAGCACCTCGGAGGCGGCGCTTCTGGCATCGAAGGATCAGCAGTACGCCGCCGTGGCCGGGGAGGATGCGGGTAAGATGTATGAGCTGGCGGCGGTAAAACGGGATATTGGGGACAAGGCGGACAATTACACTCGTTTTTTGATCATCGCGGAAAAATCGCCCCCGCCCACCGGCGACGATAAGACCACGATCCTTTTTTCAGTCAAGGATCGCCCCGGCATTCTTCACAAAGTTCTGGGTCCCCTGGCGAAGAGGAATATCAACCTGTCCAAAATTGAATCTCGTCCCTCCAGGCGGGAGCTATGGGATTATGTCTTTTTCCTGGATCTCCTGGGACATATCGATGATAAGAAAATATCCCGGGCGTTGGATGAGCTGAAAAAATACACCACCACAATCCGCTACCTCGGATCGTACCCGAGGAGTGATGTCAGGAGAAACTGA
- the aroF gene encoding 3-deoxy-7-phosphoheptulonate synthase, translating into MIFVLRPGHTQEELDHILEVITGSGLTPHVSKGEERTIIGAIGDERILQSLPIESFPGVEKVVPILKPYKLVSTDFKKEKSVVNIRGVPFGGDKVQVVAGPCAVEGLEILRDIAKEVKSMGALLLRGGAYKPRTSPYAFQGLGEEGLKMLATVRDETGLPVVTELMNIRYAELVNKYADAIQVGARNMQNFDLLKEIGKMKKPVILKRGMSATIKELLMSAEYIASEGNSDIILCERGIRTFETETRNTLDINAVAVLNGLTHLPVVVDPSHSTGHWKLVTPAALAAVAAGADGLLVEVHTDPEKAVSDGGQSLKPSKFRDLMERVRLVAEAVGRYA; encoded by the coding sequence ATGATATTCGTTTTACGACCCGGTCACACTCAGGAGGAGCTGGACCACATACTTGAAGTTATTACCGGTTCGGGGCTGACGCCCCATGTTTCAAAGGGTGAGGAACGCACGATCATCGGCGCCATCGGCGACGAGCGAATCCTGCAGTCCCTTCCCATAGAGAGCTTTCCCGGCGTTGAAAAAGTCGTTCCGATTCTAAAGCCGTACAAGCTCGTCAGCACGGATTTCAAGAAGGAAAAGAGCGTCGTTAACATTAGAGGTGTCCCCTTCGGGGGAGACAAGGTACAGGTGGTGGCGGGTCCCTGCGCCGTGGAGGGTCTGGAGATACTCAGAGATATCGCGAAAGAAGTCAAGAGCATGGGTGCGCTCCTCCTTCGGGGCGGGGCCTATAAACCCCGCACCTCGCCCTACGCCTTTCAGGGTCTGGGCGAAGAGGGCCTGAAGATGCTGGCGACGGTTCGGGATGAAACCGGGCTGCCGGTGGTGACGGAGCTGATGAATATCCGCTACGCCGAGCTGGTCAATAAATACGCCGACGCCATACAGGTGGGCGCCAGAAACATGCAGAATTTCGATCTCCTCAAGGAGATCGGGAAAATGAAAAAACCGGTCATCCTCAAGCGGGGAATGTCGGCCACCATCAAGGAACTGCTCATGAGCGCCGAGTATATCGCCTCCGAGGGCAACAGCGACATCATCCTCTGCGAGCGGGGTATCCGCACGTTCGAGACCGAGACCAGGAATACCTTGGATATCAACGCCGTTGCGGTTCTCAACGGTCTGACCCATCTGCCGGTGGTTGTCGACCCCAGCCATAGCACCGGCCACTGGAAGCTGGTGACGCCCGCGGCCCTGGCGGCGGTGGCGGCGGGGGCCGACGGCCTCTTGGTCGAGGTGCATACCGATCCTGAGAAGGCGGTCAGCGACGGGGGGCAGTCCCTCAAGCCGTCGAAGTTCCGGGATCTGATGGAGCGGGTGAGGCTCGTGGCCGAGGCGGTGGGACGATATGCCTGA
- a CDS encoding SPFH domain-containing protein: protein MSTASSVDSAKIKAKVDAVTEKIKTTSVLKYPLIIFVLLYLFYVAFFVYIKPNEVGILEVKFNVIPFLRDSRGIQEEPLDTGLRFVIPFVEKVHILPKDIQVFDLTNFPTHYTKGYKPSEAAHIQTSDGFYVDVDVSILYRISDPYLTFTEIGPGILYETNGIEPNAEPILKIALGELTTEEFYNSPIRSEKAELAREMLNENLNPKGITVEHVLVRYFVYSDEIQKNIEEKKLMDQLFFTRKSEAKAAAELANVKKIIEEGEAEVAVKLEEGNAYVVMKEAEAEEYVRKRKAEADLLVELAEAEKQRLLNEALLGSGSKNIVGLEMAKVYQGLDVIILPSDGPSGINPLDLDETLKLFEVR from the coding sequence ATGTCAACCGCCAGTAGTGTCGATTCCGCGAAGATCAAAGCGAAAGTCGACGCAGTAACAGAGAAAATCAAGACCACCAGTGTGCTCAAGTACCCGCTTATCATTTTCGTGCTGCTCTACCTCTTTTACGTCGCGTTTTTCGTCTACATCAAACCCAACGAAGTGGGCATCCTGGAGGTGAAATTCAACGTCATCCCCTTCCTGAGGGATTCCAGGGGCATCCAGGAAGAGCCTCTGGATACCGGCCTCAGATTCGTTATCCCCTTCGTGGAGAAGGTCCATATCCTGCCGAAGGACATCCAGGTATTTGACCTGACCAATTTCCCCACCCATTACACGAAGGGCTACAAGCCGTCGGAAGCGGCCCATATCCAGACGTCCGACGGCTTTTACGTGGACGTGGACGTGTCGATTCTTTATCGCATCAGCGACCCGTATCTGACCTTCACAGAGATCGGCCCCGGCATCCTGTATGAAACCAATGGTATCGAACCCAACGCGGAGCCGATCCTGAAAATCGCCCTGGGAGAGCTGACCACCGAGGAATTCTACAACAGCCCCATACGCTCCGAGAAGGCGGAGTTGGCCCGGGAGATGCTCAACGAAAATCTGAATCCCAAGGGCATCACCGTGGAGCACGTGCTGGTGCGCTATTTCGTCTATTCGGACGAGATACAGAAAAACATCGAGGAAAAAAAGCTGATGGACCAGCTCTTCTTCACCCGAAAATCAGAGGCCAAGGCGGCAGCGGAACTGGCGAACGTCAAGAAAATCATCGAGGAGGGCGAAGCGGAGGTGGCGGTAAAACTGGAGGAGGGAAACGCCTATGTGGTCATGAAGGAGGCGGAGGCCGAGGAATACGTCCGTAAGCGGAAGGCCGAGGCGGACCTCCTGGTGGAGCTGGCTGAGGCGGAAAAGCAGCGGCTCCTCAACGAGGCGTTATTGGGTTCAGGCTCCAAGAACATCGTGGGACTCGAGATGGCGAAGGTCTACCAGGGCCTTGACGTCATCATTCTTCCCAGCGACGGACCCAGCGGCATCAATCCTCTGGACCTCGATGAAACCCTCAAGCTGTTCGAGGTAAGGTAA
- a CDS encoding Zn-ribbon domain-containing OB-fold protein has protein sequence MATDLKDQELLVYESRIKVPYTWSVGEVGSRFLTELKENKKIWGTKCPICEAVFVPPKKTCTFCFVACHEWVELKDEGVLQTYTVVRYDSDLIPGKKPQIIGIVLLDGADTGIAHMIDGVSPDQVKVGMRLKAVFNDKRTGQILDIKHFKPI, from the coding sequence ATGGCAACTGACCTGAAAGACCAGGAACTTTTGGTCTATGAGAGCAGGATCAAAGTTCCATATACCTGGTCGGTGGGCGAGGTGGGGAGCCGTTTCCTCACCGAACTCAAGGAAAACAAGAAAATATGGGGAACCAAGTGCCCCATATGTGAGGCGGTCTTCGTCCCGCCGAAAAAGACCTGTACCTTCTGCTTTGTGGCCTGCCACGAGTGGGTCGAGCTGAAGGACGAGGGAGTTCTTCAGACCTACACCGTTGTTCGGTACGACAGCGACCTGATCCCGGGGAAAAAACCACAAATCATCGGGATAGTACTGCTGGACGGCGCGGATACGGGCATCGCACATATGATCGACGGCGTCTCTCCTGATCAGGTAAAGGTGGGCATGCGGCTCAAGGCGGTCTTCAACGATAAGCGTACGGGCCAGATTCTGGACATCAAACATTTCAAACCGATTTGA